In a genomic window of Elusimicrobiales bacterium:
- a CDS encoding PorV/PorQ family protein, translated as MRKLSIALMVASALSQLAHAGTTGSAFLKIAPGAREQGMANAVTALSGGAQSVYINPASVASEGTEAALSHVELAQENKLENVAFAHNALGGRMAYGLTYLHYGDLDGRDTTGAQTGTFTAYDMALQAAYARSFGKLSLGGALKAVRNKIEEESGTGYGFDAGAIYDLELFRLGASIVNVGKSGKVGTIDENLPATASFGAATKIKEVTLAADFKRNIPENCSTLAAGAEVALHSILALRAGYSKDITNNNIPSDNLLGFNAGFGIAISRLRVDYAYTSQGELGNSHRFTLTTKF; from the coding sequence ATGCGCAAATTATCAATAGCACTGATGGTTGCCTCCGCGCTTTCGCAGTTGGCGCATGCCGGCACGACGGGTTCGGCATTTCTGAAAATCGCACCCGGCGCGCGCGAGCAGGGCATGGCAAACGCGGTAACGGCGTTATCAGGCGGCGCGCAGTCGGTTTACATCAACCCCGCCTCCGTCGCGAGTGAGGGAACGGAAGCCGCGTTATCGCACGTGGAACTTGCGCAGGAAAACAAGCTGGAAAACGTCGCGTTCGCGCACAATGCGCTGGGCGGACGAATGGCTTACGGCCTCACATATCTGCACTATGGCGATTTAGACGGGCGCGACACCACCGGCGCGCAGACCGGCACATTTACCGCCTATGATATGGCATTGCAAGCCGCATACGCGCGCAGTTTCGGCAAGCTGTCGCTGGGCGGCGCGCTGAAAGCGGTGCGCAATAAAATAGAGGAAGAATCCGGCACAGGCTACGGTTTTGACGCGGGCGCGATTTACGATTTGGAACTATTCCGGCTGGGCGCGTCAATCGTCAACGTCGGCAAATCCGGCAAAGTGGGAACAATAGACGAGAACCTCCCCGCGACAGCATCATTCGGCGCGGCGACAAAAATCAAAGAGGTAACGCTGGCGGCGGATTTCAAACGCAATATCCCGGAAAATTGCAGCACACTCGCGGCGGGCGCGGAAGTCGCGTTGCACAGCATTCTGGCCCTGCGCGCGGGGTACAGCAAAGACATCACAAACAACAATATCCCGTCGGACAACCTGCTGGGTTTTAACGCGGGTTTCGGGATAGCGATAAGCAGGCTCCGCGTTGATTACGCCTACACCTCGCAAGGCGAGCTCGGCAACAGCCACCGGTTCACGCTCACCACGAAATTTTAA
- a CDS encoding RHS repeat-associated core domain-containing protein: MGRPASATGPDGQTAYGYDLANNLTSIEDPRTKLQFGYNAAGRVTATSAQDKIANLGGAFTYTYDAAGNRLAMTASGYTWSYSYDALNRPVTITAPGGTQFQFTYDAAGRRTRMDMGAAVAADYVYDAANQLTGITYRRKADNAVIAQVGYTYDNAGNRATMADDFGSHGFAYDDLHRLTSAVHPSSGALTTQSETFAYDAVGNRMQDAVRAGYAYDAANRLNSDSLYTYNYDNNGNLTTKTRTSDNAQTAYIYDAQNRLTQVNLPSGYSETLRYDATGRRIAKTITHNGETIREQHYIYDGEDIAFVTDAAGALKSLYTHGPGTDEPLMLRKGASDYYLLADGLGSIIAIADQTGSIAERAQYQAYGRPVFRNEVTGSTSSWSQTGSLYSYTAREWDAETGLFYYRARYYAPDIGRFIQKDPIGFNGGDTNLYAYVGNRPNRYIDPTGLVRWGDLGNASLGAVSNAAGIIGGAATISAFGWTGIAGITGGAIALKSAYGLGANLGLMGEALLDMDPTFKGSLLGELAYLYDPCNKSLQNLATAADLGIDLLGLQVPKYVTIPNKYWGGVRLLGGGKMGDVFYGQKALDVLGGGQAVNAALIETRGHKQRR, from the coding sequence TTGGGCCGGCCGGCATCCGCGACTGGCCCCGACGGTCAGACGGCCTACGGCTACGACCTTGCAAACAATCTCACGAGCATAGAGGACCCGCGGACAAAGTTGCAATTCGGCTACAACGCGGCGGGAAGGGTAACGGCAACAAGCGCGCAGGACAAGATTGCAAACCTCGGCGGCGCGTTCACCTACACATACGACGCCGCCGGGAACCGGCTGGCGATGACGGCCTCCGGCTACACCTGGAGCTACAGTTACGACGCGCTGAACCGCCCCGTAACGATAACCGCCCCCGGCGGGACGCAGTTCCAGTTCACCTACGACGCGGCAGGAAGGCGCACGCGCATGGACATGGGCGCCGCTGTCGCCGCGGATTACGTCTACGACGCGGCAAACCAGCTTACCGGAATAACCTACCGCCGCAAAGCCGACAATGCGGTAATCGCGCAGGTTGGCTACACATACGACAATGCCGGCAACCGCGCAACCATGGCTGACGATTTCGGCAGCCACGGATTCGCTTATGACGACCTGCACCGTCTGACAAGCGCGGTACACCCGTCCAGCGGTGCGCTGACGACGCAGTCCGAGACCTTCGCCTACGACGCGGTCGGTAACCGCATGCAGGACGCGGTCCGCGCCGGTTACGCCTATGACGCGGCGAACCGTCTGAATAGCGATTCGCTCTATACCTACAATTACGACAACAACGGCAACCTGACAACAAAAACGCGCACATCGGACAACGCGCAGACCGCATACATCTACGACGCGCAGAACCGCCTTACGCAAGTAAACCTGCCGTCGGGCTACAGCGAGACGCTCCGCTACGACGCGACAGGCCGGAGAATCGCAAAAACGATAACGCACAACGGCGAAACAATTCGCGAACAGCATTACATCTACGACGGCGAGGACATCGCATTTGTAACCGACGCTGCCGGCGCGTTGAAAAGCCTGTATACGCACGGTCCCGGCACCGACGAGCCGCTGATGTTAAGAAAAGGCGCAAGCGATTATTACCTCCTTGCCGACGGCCTTGGTAGCATAATCGCCATCGCCGACCAGACCGGGAGCATCGCAGAGCGCGCGCAATATCAGGCATATGGCAGACCGGTGTTCAGAAACGAGGTAACCGGCAGCACAAGCAGTTGGTCGCAGACGGGCAGTCTTTACAGCTACACCGCCCGGGAATGGGACGCCGAAACCGGACTGTTCTATTACCGCGCCAGATACTACGCCCCCGACATAGGCCGTTTCATCCAAAAAGACCCCATAGGCTTCAACGGCGGCGATACAAATTTGTATGCGTATGTCGGGAATAGACCTAATAGATACATTGACCCCACGGGTTTAGTTCGCTGGGGTGATTTGGGCAATGCTTCTTTGGGGGCGGTTTCAAATGCTGCTGGTATAATCGGTGGAGCGGCTACTATTAGCGCATTTGGGTGGACTGGCATAGCTGGTATTACAGGTGGGGCCATCGCTTTGAAATCCGCTTATGGCTTGGGAGCAAATTTAGGCTTAATGGGGGAAGCCTTGTTGGATATGGACCCGACGTTTAAAGGCAGTTTGCTTGGGGAATTGGCGTATTTATATGACCCATGCAACAAAAGTTTGCAAAATCTCGCAACGGCAGCGGATCTTGGCATAGATTTACTGGGGTTGCAAGTGCCCAAGTATGTGACTATCCCAAATAAATATTGGGGAGGTGTGAGATTACTAGGCGGCGGCAAGATGGGAGATGTTTTTTACGGGCAAAAGGCGTTGGATGTGCTTGGTGGTGGTCAAGCGGTTAATGCAGCATTAATAGAAACTCGAGGCCACAAACAGAGGAGGTAG
- a CDS encoding glycosyltransferase family 4 protein, translating to MRILHIVSSPALSGVTSAIRQLAAGLSLRGCEPALAHYGADEGIAPELCRSGTAVHNIGAGLGPLRPMMTVRRARGLIKRLSPDIIHAHSFDADLVACRAAAETGIPLVITMHSFSYIDWASRRQNLYSRHCGALRRIISVSRLLAGRAAELPAFRGKPFSVIFNSPQERFFMPVTGQERTAARKALGIAGDETAIICVANFHPVKGQDILAEAFAAMTDRARLVIVGSAGSDPQRAAFRRKTGDILARSGAGSRTAIVDNAADSRPFLAAADIYVQPSLTEAMSVAVTEAMACGLPVVASRAGGLPEAVSDETGILVEPGNPRALAAALGRLAAAPELRAGMGAAGKAFAEKHFAPARYLDEHERLYRELCRKSA from the coding sequence ATGAGGATTCTGCATATAGTTTCCTCCCCCGCGCTAAGCGGCGTAACTTCCGCCATCAGGCAGCTGGCTGCCGGCCTGAGCTTGCGCGGCTGTGAACCCGCGCTGGCGCATTACGGCGCGGACGAGGGCATTGCGCCGGAGCTGTGCCGTTCCGGCACGGCAGTGCACAATATCGGGGCGGGCTTGGGCCCGCTGCGCCCGATGATGACGGTCCGCCGCGCACGCGGACTGATAAAGCGGCTGTCGCCGGATATAATCCATGCCCACAGTTTTGACGCGGACCTGGTGGCCTGCCGGGCCGCGGCTGAAACCGGCATTCCGCTTGTGATAACCATGCATAGTTTCTCCTATATAGATTGGGCGTCGCGGCGGCAGAACCTATATTCCAGGCACTGCGGCGCGTTGCGGAGAATTATTTCCGTGTCGCGCCTGCTTGCCGGCAGGGCCGCGGAACTGCCCGCTTTCCGCGGCAAACCCTTTTCAGTAATATTTAACTCCCCGCAGGAACGGTTTTTCATGCCTGTAACCGGACAGGAGCGGACCGCCGCCAGAAAAGCGCTCGGAATCGCCGGCGACGAAACCGCCATAATCTGCGTGGCCAATTTTCATCCGGTCAAAGGCCAGGACATTCTGGCCGAAGCCTTCGCCGCAATGACGGACAGGGCAAGACTGGTAATCGTGGGCTCCGCCGGAAGCGACCCGCAGCGCGCCGCCTTCCGCCGCAAAACCGGAGATATTCTGGCCCGCTCCGGCGCAGGCTCCCGCACAGCCATTGTGGACAATGCCGCCGACTCCCGCCCCTTCCTCGCCGCGGCGGACATTTACGTCCAGCCTTCGCTCACCGAGGCGATGAGCGTGGCGGTAACCGAGGCGATGGCCTGCGGCCTGCCGGTGGTGGCATCCCGCGCAGGCGGATTGCCGGAGGCCGTCTCAGATGAAACCGGCATTCTGGTGGAACCCGGAAACCCGCGCGCCCTGGCCGCCGCGCTGGGCAGGCTGGCCGCCGCGCCTGAACTGCGCGCGGGGATGGGCGCCGCCGGCAAAGCCTTCGCCGAAAAGCATTTTGCGCCCGCCCGCTATCTGGACGAGCACGAGCGCCTCTACCGCGAGTTATGCCGGAAATCAGCGTAG
- a CDS encoding rhodanese-like domain-containing protein: MANNGRMLISMAAISLACPVLVARAAEVKYISCDELSAVMSGGAATPIVADVRARADYGMGHIKGAVSAPFNQVTSAGWPKTADIVVYCAGVGCPLSANCAALLERAGYASVRVLKGGYADWKARGYPVEGDSGAAAQKTVCGAIQPAELYAIIKSSPAAVTVLDIRPDMEYRAGHIAGARNAPLEEILKAFPAVQQGSEIVLADRQPSRTQQACEAAAKAGIRAKLLSGGPAVWNALGYPLSAGAGDGK, encoded by the coding sequence ATGGCAAATAATGGCAGGATGCTGATAAGCATGGCGGCAATATCGCTTGCGTGTCCGGTTTTGGTTGCCCGCGCAGCGGAGGTGAAGTATATCTCCTGCGATGAGCTTTCGGCGGTTATGTCCGGCGGCGCGGCGACCCCCATAGTGGCCGATGTGCGTGCGCGGGCGGATTACGGCATGGGGCATATAAAAGGCGCGGTATCCGCGCCGTTCAACCAGGTAACCTCCGCCGGGTGGCCGAAAACGGCGGACATTGTTGTTTATTGCGCGGGCGTGGGTTGTCCGCTGAGCGCAAACTGCGCCGCCCTGCTGGAGCGCGCGGGCTACGCGTCGGTCCGCGTGCTCAAGGGAGGATATGCCGACTGGAAAGCGCGCGGATATCCTGTAGAAGGGGATAGCGGCGCGGCGGCGCAAAAGACGGTCTGCGGCGCAATACAGCCTGCGGAGCTGTATGCGATAATCAAATCTTCGCCCGCCGCCGTAACCGTGCTGGACATCCGGCCCGATATGGAATATCGGGCGGGGCATATAGCCGGCGCGCGCAACGCGCCGCTTGAGGAGATTTTGAAGGCGTTCCCTGCGGTTCAGCAGGGGAGCGAGATTGTGCTTGCGGACAGGCAGCCGTCGCGGACCCAACAGGCATGCGAGGCGGCGGCAAAGGCGGGGATTCGGGCTAAACTGCTTAGCGGCGGCCCGGCGGTGTGGAATGCGCTGGGGTATCCGTTAAGCGCGGGAGCGGGGGATGGAAAATAA
- a CDS encoding IPT/TIG domain-containing protein, giving the protein MENKKFSILKLSAWLALALAALPTCPGIAVSGTVCAVVNLQLNQEAALEREGFIAKLTLTNSLGDLPLSNLRIDVAITDADGNAADSLFYSRVTDLQGVGAVDGTGLVQPSASAAVQWLIVPSPGAGGGAAGGAKYNVKAQMTYNTGGVARVTTTFPVIITVKPQPLIRLEYVLPFEVFGDEPLTPEVAESTVPFYLGVRAVNAGSGTAVNFSIDSAQPVIMDSKQGLPVNFMIANAWLPGGQPADKTLKINFGNIAPNVSAMAAWSMVASLSGRFTSFGASFTHSAALGGALTSLIDSASTYTLIKDVLADMPGRDSQFDFLINKTTPREQMEILLASGQDIQPEYVMESDRAGLSPVTNVPAHLNGTLSGSNAVLHLVYDAGVSTGVWIHASVPAPAGGQADIASAMRANGSVINPRDIWVSRHFDKASLSYVYRLHILDYVTEAAPDYAITFNASLLDMPPSAVADLSADVSAGGVALRWTASGEDGAAGAIYNGKIAVFRSTDTAAAPQAGAANVVISTTVQPGAAQYYVLGDLLGNAAYQAQVWMADARGNYSGPSNKAVFFTYARQPSDVAVSSVATTGFSLEWINSANLPGAQYRVKVSSQAGDAGSESGFAADITSYTCSGLAPDVDYTASIQPRDLEGRLSPYSDAAHVTTLANAPAAADAPIINVATGSVAIAWNANGNPARTLYLVQASTAPDFSGIAASASVSGSSAALDNLLPNRMYTARSAAINGAGMRSAFATIGSTVTLAAMPASALFTGVSSVTASVSWDSGGNPYDTLYHLDISTSPDFLPVAGSSDVLHEGFTFAGLAPATTYFARVRAENRAGVPTDFAAAISTVTGKSYGMTIASFSPQSGPIGTVFALAGGGFGAYNGSKTVVLIGGATAQLSLWNGTTIQGTIPGTLAAGTYTVVAQRIYTSSADVSNAVSFTVTTPSVYGVSPSSGPIGQTFVLAGAEFGQYAGSLTRVLIGGATCPLSLWNGTTVQGTIPGTLAAGTYPVVLERRTSDGGSVVAGTVAFTVVAPRFDSVSPSSGPIGMPFTVSGSGFGSYAGSYTRVLVGGTTAALSLWNDGKIQGRIPGTLAAGSYEVAVERATSDGGLVRSSTASFTVTEPAITGLAPDNGPIGTAFTLTGHDFGPYAGANTQVRVGDKLAPLSLWNGTTVQGTIPGLEAGQYPVVIEIASGGGLVATNTYYFTVTTPAVTAVTPSTAPIGQPFTITGSGFGAYAGSYTRVLIGGVTAQLSLWNGTTIQGTIPGALASGARSVVVERAVADGMVARAVAPSITVAGLEVYSLTPSTAPIGQPFTITGGNFGSYSGSYTTVLIGGATAQLSLWNGTTIQGVIPNIAAGAQPVVVSRRTADGGLAASATMYLNIVAPVAYSVTPSSGPIGQPFTITGDNFGSYNGSYTTVLIGGVTAQLSLWNSTTIQGTVPGALYSGSYPVVVRRTTSDGGVAESAPLSFAVVGINVSTLTPVAGPIGSVFTIAGENFGSYNGANTRVLIGGTTCPLSLWNGTTIQGTVPGLLPPGPQPVVVERASGGYVIRSATSYFEITVPVLQSVSPSTGPIGMPFTLVGANFGAYNGSNTRVKIGGVVAPLSLWNGTTIQGTVPGSLAAGDYELVVERATSDGGLQASATAYFGVILPQLNSVSPSTAPVGAPFVLTGSGFGNYSGANTAVLINGATQPLSLWTDTKIQGSLTYFTTGQYPVAVKRLASGGAAQSQELSIGVISPTITALTLATNGSGTSFVLTGTGFGPYNGAQINGKPATRVMLDATTVCSLSAWTDVQIRGIIPDSAATGSHMLTAVREVSGGLQSSNGASYGSGGVIILSGAAKGGTRGAVAVSYAGAADPNAGLPLPAEWGGRVESSNRAAVDIAPGAMAEDAFITIATAAVTEEISRQMMQSEARALIMPVGPALNFGPEGMKLASPAALTVPFDRTQIPYGKTERDLALYNWDEGSGSWIPVNTELKNGRLEAKTSHLSLYQPMVQGVNPLASNAFAFRQFYVYPNPAKNGNTPKLHLECGVGDGADIRIYDVSGQLRHSGHMDGGPNVLSPEYAYEYEWNMSGAGSGVYTAVIEAHKAGETIKAKKKFAIVR; this is encoded by the coding sequence ATGGAAAATAAAAAATTCTCCATATTAAAGCTGTCTGCATGGCTGGCGCTGGCACTCGCGGCATTGCCGACGTGTCCGGGAATCGCTGTGTCCGGGACGGTGTGCGCGGTTGTAAATTTGCAGCTTAACCAGGAGGCCGCGTTGGAGCGGGAAGGCTTCATAGCCAAGCTGACGCTGACCAACAGCCTTGGCGACCTGCCGCTGAGCAATCTGCGCATAGATGTCGCCATAACCGATGCGGATGGCAACGCGGCGGACTCGCTGTTTTATTCCCGGGTTACGGATTTGCAGGGAGTGGGCGCGGTGGACGGGACGGGGCTGGTGCAGCCGTCGGCCAGCGCGGCGGTGCAGTGGCTGATAGTGCCTTCGCCAGGGGCGGGCGGCGGGGCGGCAGGCGGGGCAAAATACAATGTAAAGGCGCAGATGACATACAACACCGGCGGCGTCGCGCGGGTTACCACCACTTTCCCGGTTATAATCACGGTCAAGCCGCAGCCGCTTATACGGCTGGAGTATGTGCTTCCGTTCGAGGTATTCGGCGACGAACCGCTGACGCCGGAGGTCGCCGAATCCACAGTTCCGTTCTATCTGGGGGTGCGGGCGGTGAACGCGGGGTCCGGCACGGCGGTGAATTTCAGCATAGATTCGGCGCAGCCGGTCATAATGGATTCCAAGCAGGGACTGCCGGTGAATTTCATGATTGCAAATGCCTGGCTGCCCGGCGGCCAGCCGGCGGACAAGACGCTCAAAATCAACTTCGGCAATATCGCGCCGAATGTCAGCGCAATGGCGGCGTGGAGCATGGTCGCCTCCCTTTCCGGCAGGTTCACCAGTTTCGGCGCAAGCTTCACACACAGCGCCGCGCTGGGTGGGGCGCTGACCTCGCTGATAGACAGCGCCAGCACCTACACGCTTATCAAGGACGTTCTCGCAGACATGCCGGGGCGGGATTCGCAATTTGATTTTCTGATAAACAAAACAACGCCGCGCGAACAGATGGAAATTCTGCTTGCCTCCGGCCAGGATATCCAACCGGAATATGTGATGGAATCGGACCGCGCAGGCCTTTCGCCCGTGACCAACGTGCCGGCGCATCTGAACGGGACGCTTTCCGGTTCCAATGCGGTGCTGCATCTGGTCTATGACGCCGGCGTTTCAACCGGCGTCTGGATTCACGCATCGGTGCCGGCGCCGGCGGGCGGGCAGGCCGATATAGCCTCCGCCATGCGCGCAAACGGAAGCGTGATCAATCCCCGCGACATATGGGTAAGCAGGCATTTTGACAAGGCCTCGCTCTCGTATGTTTACCGGCTGCATATACTGGATTATGTGACGGAAGCCGCCCCGGATTATGCAATAACCTTCAATGCTTCTTTGCTGGATATGCCGCCTTCCGCAGTGGCGGATTTGTCGGCGGATGTGTCCGCCGGGGGCGTTGCGTTGCGCTGGACGGCTTCCGGCGAGGACGGTGCTGCCGGCGCCATTTACAACGGGAAAATAGCGGTGTTCCGCTCCACTGACACTGCGGCGGCGCCGCAGGCCGGCGCGGCGAACGTGGTTATATCCACCACGGTTCAGCCCGGCGCAGCGCAGTATTACGTTTTGGGCGATTTGCTGGGCAATGCCGCCTACCAAGCGCAGGTGTGGATGGCCGATGCGAGAGGCAATTATTCCGGTCCGTCCAACAAGGCGGTGTTTTTTACATATGCAAGGCAGCCATCGGATGTAGCGGTTTCGTCGGTTGCCACCACGGGGTTTTCGCTGGAATGGATAAACAGCGCCAATTTGCCGGGCGCGCAATACAGGGTAAAAGTTTCCTCGCAAGCGGGCGATGCGGGGTCGGAAAGCGGCTTTGCGGCCGATATAACTTCGTACACCTGCTCCGGTCTTGCGCCGGATGTTGATTACACGGCGTCGATACAGCCGCGGGATTTGGAAGGCCGCCTGTCGCCTTATTCCGACGCGGCGCATGTGACCACGTTGGCGAATGCTCCGGCTGCGGCGGATGCGCCGATTATAAACGTGGCGACCGGTTCCGTCGCAATAGCATGGAATGCAAACGGCAATCCGGCCCGGACTTTGTACCTTGTGCAGGCATCCACTGCGCCGGATTTCTCCGGGATAGCGGCTTCGGCGTCAGTGAGCGGCTCCTCTGCGGCGCTGGACAATCTCCTGCCGAACAGGATGTATACGGCAAGATCTGCGGCCATAAACGGCGCAGGAATGCGCAGCGCTTTCGCCACGATTGGCTCCACTGTCACTCTGGCCGCAATGCCGGCTTCGGCTTTGTTTACGGGTGTTTCCAGTGTTACGGCTTCGGTTTCATGGGACTCCGGCGGCAATCCGTACGATACCTTGTATCATCTGGATATTTCCACTTCGCCGGATTTCCTGCCGGTTGCCGGTTCGTCCGACGTTCTGCATGAAGGATTTACGTTTGCGGGTCTGGCGCCCGCCACCACTTATTTCGCACGGGTGAGGGCGGAAAACCGCGCCGGAGTTCCGACGGATTTTGCCGCCGCCATTTCAACAGTAACAGGCAAATCTTACGGTATGACCATAGCTTCGTTCTCGCCGCAATCGGGACCTATAGGGACGGTGTTTGCTCTGGCTGGGGGCGGGTTTGGGGCGTATAACGGGTCAAAGACGGTTGTTCTGATAGGCGGGGCGACGGCGCAGCTTTCGCTGTGGAACGGGACTACGATACAGGGGACCATTCCCGGCACGCTTGCGGCGGGGACTTATACCGTGGTCGCCCAGCGGATTTACACCAGCAGCGCGGATGTTTCCAATGCGGTGTCGTTCACCGTTACCACGCCTTCCGTGTACGGGGTGTCACCGTCTTCCGGGCCGATAGGGCAGACATTTGTTCTGGCCGGCGCGGAATTCGGGCAGTATGCCGGTTCGCTGACGCGCGTTTTGATTGGCGGGGCCACATGCCCGCTTTCTTTGTGGAACGGCACGACGGTGCAGGGGACCATTCCAGGCACGCTTGCCGCGGGGACTTATCCGGTTGTTCTGGAGCGGCGCACTTCGGACGGCGGGAGCGTGGTTGCCGGCACGGTCGCCTTCACTGTTGTTGCGCCGCGGTTTGATTCGGTTTCGCCGTCGTCGGGGCCGATAGGGATGCCGTTTACGGTTTCCGGTTCCGGGTTCGGCAGCTATGCGGGCAGCTATACCCGCGTGCTGGTGGGCGGGACCACCGCGGCGCTGTCTTTGTGGAATGACGGGAAGATACAGGGCCGCATTCCGGGGACGCTTGCCGCCGGGAGTTACGAGGTCGCGGTGGAGCGCGCCACGTCTGACGGCGGGCTGGTGCGCTCGTCCACCGCGTCGTTTACGGTAACCGAGCCTGCCATCACGGGGCTTGCGCCCGACAACGGGCCGATAGGCACGGCATTCACGCTGACCGGACATGATTTCGGGCCTTATGCGGGCGCGAACACTCAGGTGCGCGTCGGCGATAAACTGGCTCCGCTTTCGCTGTGGAACGGGACGACGGTGCAGGGAACCATCCCCGGGCTTGAAGCGGGCCAGTATCCGGTCGTCATAGAAATCGCCAGCGGCGGCGGGTTGGTGGCGACCAACACCTATTATTTCACGGTTACCACTCCGGCGGTAACGGCGGTAACGCCCTCCACCGCGCCGATAGGGCAGCCGTTTACGATTACGGGCAGCGGTTTCGGCGCATATGCGGGAAGCTATACCCGCGTGCTGATAGGCGGCGTAACAGCGCAGCTTTCGCTGTGGAACGGCACGACGATACAAGGCACAATTCCCGGAGCGCTGGCCTCCGGCGCCCGGAGCGTGGTGGTTGAACGCGCGGTTGCGGACGGGATGGTTGCGCGCGCTGTTGCGCCGTCAATAACGGTAGCCGGATTGGAAGTGTATTCGTTGACGCCCTCCACCGCGCCGATAGGCCAGCCGTTTACGATTACCGGCGGCAATTTCGGCAGCTACAGCGGCAGCTACACTACGGTGCTGATAGGCGGCGCGACGGCTCAGCTGTCGCTCTGGAACGGCACAACGATACAGGGCGTCATACCCAATATCGCCGCCGGCGCTCAGCCGGTGGTTGTCAGCCGGCGTACCGCCGACGGCGGGCTTGCGGCGTCGGCCACGATGTATCTCAATATCGTCGCGCCGGTTGCATATTCGGTGACGCCGTCCAGCGGTCCCATCGGCCAGCCGTTTACGATTACCGGCGATAATTTCGGCAGCTACAACGGCAGCTACACGACGGTGCTGATAGGCGGTGTTACCGCGCAGCTTTCGTTATGGAACAGCACGACGATACAGGGAACCGTTCCCGGTGCGCTGTATTCCGGGAGCTATCCGGTCGTCGTGCGGCGGACAACGTCCGACGGCGGCGTGGCGGAATCCGCGCCGCTGAGCTTTGCGGTGGTTGGCATCAATGTAAGCACGCTGACGCCGGTCGCCGGGCCGATAGGCAGCGTGTTCACTATAGCCGGCGAAAATTTCGGTTCGTATAACGGCGCGAATACCCGCGTGCTGATAGGCGGGACGACATGCCCGCTCTCGCTCTGGAACGGGACGACGATACAAGGCACTGTTCCCGGACTGCTGCCCCCCGGGCCGCAGCCGGTGGTTGTGGAACGTGCGTCCGGCGGCTATGTCATCCGCAGCGCGACGTCGTATTTTGAAATCACCGTGCCGGTGTTGCAGAGTGTCTCGCCCTCCACGGGGCCGATAGGGATGCCGTTCACGCTTGTCGGCGCGAATTTCGGCGCATATAACGGCTCCAACACGCGTGTCAAAATCGGAGGCGTTGTCGCGCCGCTGAGCCTCTGGAACGGGACGACGATACAGGGCACGGTTCCCGGCAGCCTCGCCGCGGGCGATTACGAGCTTGTGGTGGAACGCGCAACCTCCGACGGCGGGCTGCAGGCGTCGGCCACCGCATATTTCGGCGTGATTCTGCCGCAGCTGAATTCCGTGTCGCCGTCCACCGCGCCGGTTGGCGCGCCGTTTGTGCTGACGGGTTCGGGCTTTGGCAATTACTCCGGCGCGAATACGGCGGTGCTGATAAACGGCGCGACACAGCCGCTAAGCCTGTGGACGGATACAAAAATCCAGGGTTCGCTGACTTATTTCACGACGGGGCAGTACCCGGTCGCGGTGAAGCGGCTGGCGTCAGGCGGTGCGGCGCAATCGCAGGAATTGTCCATAGGCGTCATATCGCCAACGATAACCGCGCTGACGCTGGCCACAAACGGCAGCGGCACATCGTTTGTGCTGACGGGAACCGGCTTCGGCCCCTACAACGGCGCGCAAATCAACGGCAAGCCCGCCACCCGCGTAATGCTGGACGCGACAACTGTCTGTTCGCTAAGCGCGTGGACGGATGTTCAGATACGCGGCATTATCCCCGACAGCGCGGCGACCGGCTCGCATATGCTGACGGCGGTGCGCGAGGTTTCGGGCGGATTGCAAAGCTCAAACGGCGCAAGCTACGGTTCGGGAGGGGTTATCATACTCTCCGGCGCGGCAAAAGGCGGAACGCGCGGCGCGGTGGCGGTTTCATACGCCGGCGCCGCTGACCCGAACGCCGGGCTGCCGCTGCCCGCGGAATGGGGCGGGCGGGTGGAATCGTCCAACCGCGCGGCGGTAGACATTGCGCCCGGCGCTATGGCGGAGGATGCATTCATCACAATCGCCACCGCCGCCGTAACGGAAGAAATATCGCGGCAAATGATGCAAAGCGAAGCCAGGGCGCTGATAATGCCGGTCGGCCCGGCGCTGAACTTCGGGCCGGAGGGCATGAAGCTCGCCTCGCCCGCCGCATTGACCGTGCCGTTTGACCGGACGCAAATCCCCTACGGCAAGACGGAGCGCGACCTCGCGCTGTATAACTGGGATGAGGGTTCCGGCTCGTGGATTCCGGTCAATACCGAACTTAAAAACGGCAGGCTTGAGGCGAAGACAAGCCATCTCTCGCTGTATCAGCCGATGGTGCAGGGGGTTAACCCGCTGGCCAGCAACGCATTCGCGTTCCGGCAGTTTTATGTGTATCCCAACCCTGCCAAGAACGGCAACACGCCGAAACTGCACCTTGAATGCGGCGTGGGCGACGGCGCGGACATCCGCATCTACGACGTGTCCGGCCAGTTGCGCCACAGCGGCCACATGGACGGCGGGCCGAATGTGCTTTCACCGGAATACGCATACGAGTACGAGTGGAACATGTCCGGCGCGGGCTCCGGCGTGTACACGGCGGTGATTGAAGCGCATAAAGCCGGCGAGACAATCAAAGCCAAAAAGAAATTCGCGATAGTGAGGTAA